In one Myxocyprinus asiaticus isolate MX2 ecotype Aquarium Trade chromosome 1, UBuf_Myxa_2, whole genome shotgun sequence genomic region, the following are encoded:
- the LOC127446986 gene encoding gamma-butyrobetaine dioxygenase-like, translating to MLSNLTRWVSRGALQALKGATSRPQLVKTPHIGNQTLAATPLPFNGGSPGVRQARALEQERLLQINWDDGTCSLYPFTWLRDNCQCPFCMLQSAQARSLLLSDLDVHTGMDQVQLMDNKVSITWPDQHSSEFEPEWLKKRCFSSEARQALQEELFLNEREYWDSGLQIPTADFEEVLHDDKAALAWLEALRRIGIAYLRGAPVEQGQVARLSQRIGYLRLTFYGHTWQVQDKPMANNVAYTSGKLSLHTDYPALHHPPGVQFLHCIRQADRGGESEVVDGFQMAELLRREDPEAFNILSSLRVDFTDSGADYCDFSVQSKNHIIDVDSEGRVVRINYNNATRDSVLDLPLHQVQPFYSSLKAFVDLLNRPENVLTYRMEPGDLVTFDNWRLLHGRRSYLSQGQSFRHLEGAYLDWDEVMSRLRILRKTVHEDS from the exons ATGCTATCCAATCTTACTCGCTGGGTGTCCAGAGGTGCACTCCAGGCACTGAAGGGGGCAACCAGTCGGCCTCAGCTGGTCAAGACTCCTCATATTGGGAATCAGACACTGGCAGCGACGCCGCTGCCCTTCAATGGGGGTAGTCCAGGAGTAAGGCAGGCCAGAGCGCTGGAGCAGGAGAGGCTACTGCAGATCAATTGGGATGATGGGACCTGTAGTTTGTATCCATTCACCTGGCTGAGGGATAACTGCCAGTGTCCTTTCTGCATGCTGCAGTCGGCGCAGGCACGTAGCCTGCTACTTTCAGATTTGGACGTGCACACCGGGATGGACCAAGTACAGCTGATGGACAATAAG GTGTCCATTACTTGGCCAGATCAGCATAGTAGTGAATTTGAGCCGGAATGGCTGAAGAAACGGTGTTTTTCTTCTGAGGCAAGACAGGCTCTCCAAGAGGAACTCTTCCTTAATG AGCGTGAATACTGGGATTCTGGTCTGCAGATCCCCACAGCAGATTTCGAGGAGGTTTTACATGATGATAAGGCTGCACTGGCCTGGCTTGAGGCTCTGAGACGCATTGGCATCGCCTACCTGAGGGGGGCGCCAGTGGAGCAGGGCCAAGTGGCCAGACTGAGCCAGAGAATTGGCTATCTCCGGCTCACCTTTTATGG ACACACGTGGCAAGTGCAGGACAAGCCTATGGCTAACAATGTAGCGTACACTTCTGGCAAACTGAGCTTGCACACAGACTACCCTGCTCTGCACCATCCACCTGGG gtgCAGTTCCTGCATTGTATCCGTCAAGCTGATCGGGGTGGTGAGAGTGAGGTGGTTGATGGGTTTCAAATGGCGGAGCTGCTCAGGAGGGAGGATCCAGAGGCATTTAACATTCTCTCCTCTCTTAGGGTGGACTTCACAGACAGCGGTGCAGACTACTGCGACTTCAGCGTGCAGTCCAAAAACCACATCATAGA TGTGGACTCTGAGGGTCGAGTTGTGAGGATCAACTATAACAATGCCACACGAGACTCCGTGCTGGATCTGCCTCTGCACCAGGTTCAGCCCTTCTACTCCTCTCTAAAGGCCTTTGTGGATCTGCTCAACAGGCCTGAGAACGTGCTCACATACAGAATGGAACCAG GTGACTTGGTGACCTTTGATAACTGGCGTCTGTTGCATGGCCGAAGGAGCTACCTATCACAAGGTCAGAGCTTCAGACACCTGGAAGGAGCATATCTGGACTGGGACGAGGTCATGTCCCGTCTCAGGATCCTCCGCAAGACTGTCCATGAAGACAGCTAG